The nucleotide window TGGTGCTGAGCCTGTATACCGGCGCCGTGAATCAGATCTTTGCGATTTTCAATCACGATCAGCTGCAGAACATGTTTCTGTGGAGCACGGGATCGCTTAACCAGCTGGATGGCGACAATGTGGCGCAGCTGTGGCCGCGGCTGCTGCTGGCCTTTGTCGTGACGCTGGCGCTGCTGCGTCCGCTGACGCTGATGGGGCTGGACGACGGTGTGGCAAAAAATCTCGGGCTGGCGCTGTCAGCGGCGCGCGTGACGGCGCTGGCGCTGGCGATTCTGCTCAGTGCACAGCTGGTTAACGTGGCGGGCATTATTGGGTTCATTGGCCTGTTTGCACCGCTGCTGGCCCGCCTGCTCGGAGGGCGCCGCCTGGCGAGTCGCCTGCTGCTGGCACCGCTCATTGGCGCGCTGCTGCTATGGCTGGCCGATCAGGGCGTGCTCTGGCTGAGCGGCCACTGGCGTGAGATATCCACCGGGACGGCCACGGCGCTGCTGGGCGTGCCGATTCTGCTGTGGCTGCTGCCGCGTCTGCGGACCGGATCGGTGCCGCCGGCGCTGACCAGCGGCGACAGCGTGCCCGCAGAGCGCCAGGCGTTAGGGCGCTGGTGTCTGACCGCGCTGCTGCTGCTGGCACTGCTCTGCCTGACAGCCCTTACGCTGGGCCGCGCTGCCGATGGCTGGACATGGGTCAGCGGCGACATGCTGCATCAGCTGCTGCCGTGGCGCGCGCCGCGCGTGCTGGCTGCGCTGGTGGTCGGCATGATGCTGGGCGTGGCCGGGGCGCTGATTCAGCGCCTGACCGGTAATCCGATGGCCAGCCCGGAAGTGCTGGGGATTAGCTCTGGCGCGGCCTGCGGCGTGGTGGTGATGATGTTCTTTGTGCCAGGCGATGCCGTGGCATGGCTGCTGCCCGCAGGCGCGCTGGGGGCTGCGGCGACGCTGCTGATCATCATGCTGGTTGCCAGCCGCGGCGGATTTTCACCTGAGCGGATGCTGCTGGCCGGTATGGCACTGAACAGCGCATTTGTGACGCTGCTGATGGTGCTGCTGGCGAGTGGCGATCCGCGCATGGCCGGGTTGCTGACCTGGATGTCTGGTTCAACCTATAACCTCAGCCAGACGCAGGCGGTGCAAAGCGCCGGGGTAGCCATGGTGCTGCTGGCACTCGCGCCGCTGGCCAGCCGCTGGCTGACGCTGTTGCCGCTGGGCAGTGCGACCGCGCGGTCGGCCGGCATGCCGCTCACCGTCGCCCGTCTTTCGCTGCTGTTGCTGGCGGCGGCGCTGACTGCCACCGCCACGTTCACCGTGGGCCCGCTGAGCTTTATCGGCCTGATGGCCCCGCATATGGTGCGGATGCTCGGCTTCCGCCGTGCGCTGCCGCAGCTGCTGATGGCAGGGTTACTCGGCGGCGGGCTGATGGTCTTCGCCGACTGGTGCGGTCGCATGCTGGCCTTCCCGGATCAAATCCCGGCCGGATTGATGGCCACTTTCTTCGGTGCACCCTATTTTATCTGGCTGCTGCGGCGCACTTAGCCAGTCTGCTGAGCGCTGTTCCGGGCTCACATAGTCGGAAGAGCCCAGAAACTCGCTGATCGCCTGCCAGAATTGTTCGGCGGTAAAGGCGGTCAGACAGCGATATTTATCCTGATTAGGACACCACTCCGCGAAGGCTTTGCCTGACTGGCCCGGCGCGGCAGGCGCAATCCCGGCCCATTGATAAAATGGCTCATGCAAAAAGGTGCCCCCGCATTGACCATACTGACAGCCAACGTTAATGGCACAGGCATTCCATCCCGCTTTGCCGTGACGAATGGGAATGCGGTATTCACCCGGAATCACGGAGTAAAGCGCACAGACGGCAATATGACTGGCCGCTGCCATCGCCACCGGGCCCGAATCATTCGAGACCAGCAGATCGCAGCGATCCATCAGGGCGATAGTTTCTGTCGGCGAAAACAGGTCAATCGCATTAATAACCGCCGGCCCCTGCCACGCCGGCATCACTTTCTCTTTATATTTGTTGTGGTTGCTGCCAATGAGCACCACCTGCCAGCCCTGCTGTAAAAATATCTCACTCAGGGCTACCCAGTGTGAAACCGGCCAGGTGCGGTTAGCGGCGCCGATATTGGGATGCAGCAGGACGACTTTTTGCGCTTGCAGCTGATGGGCGTGAATGAAGTCAGCCACTTTTTGCTGCTCCTCCGGGTGACGAGTCAGCTGTAATTGCTGTTGCTGCGCGGAATAGGGGGTGCGTAATCTTTTGCTTATTGCGGCCTGCATATGTTCCGGGGCAAGGACAACCTGCCAGTCGATGCTATGAATCACACGCTGATGAATCACAGCACGCTTTAACATGTCGGCATGGTGCGGCAAATCATCCAGCGAGAAGGCCGCATCCACCCAACGGCAGCGCAGCGTCAGCGGCAGCCAGGCGGCGGCGGTAAAAATAACAATTTCCCCAGGATGCTGAGCGCAAAAGGCTGGCAGACAACCGAGTAAAAACAGCAGATCGCCCATCGATGCGTCCATGAAAATGATCCATGGCTCCGGCCGCAGCGGGAGGGGCTGCATCGCAGGGCCATCGTCGTTACGCGGAAACAGCTCTGCCACCACCGGCGCAATCCACCATGGCAGCACCACGCCGTGCTCCGTGCGGTGGATACGCGTCAGATTGGCGGCGCAGCTCTGCACCAGCTGCAGGCCCTGATTTTTTGCCTGCGCATGCAGGGACGAAAGCACGCTGGCCGGTTTAAACCACGCCGTGGTTTGCGCATCGTAATGCCACTGCACCCTGCTTTCAGGGTTGAGCAGCAGCGCGATTGTTTGTCTGTCCATCATCATGAGCTGACACAGCAGAAGGCGTTCGGACGACGTCAGCGCAGGCGCGGACCGCAGTGAAAGCGGCTTCAGGGTGGGCTGGATTTCTTCCGGTAACGGTAAATCATCGGGCGAAGGGTTACCCAGCCAGTAACGCCGGGTGGTAAAGAAGCGTTGCCACACCAGATGGCTGTGGTGACAGCCCTGATAGCTCACCGGTTGTTCAGGCTGACTCAGCCAAAAGCGTAGCTGCTCCTCTTCCCTGTTCAGCTGGTGCAGCCGGGCACGCAAAGGTTGCTGCAGCCAGCGCTGGCGGGCAGTGGCGCAATCGGGATGGCTATCGTAAAGATGCAACTCAACCGGGGGCGGCATCCGTGCGGCAGGAAGCGGGCTGAGCAGGGCTGCGAGCGTGGTAAAGAGCGTACGCTCTTCGCAGTGCAGCGCTATCTGACCTATCGCGTAACGCTGCCTGAGCATGCGGAGACACTGGCTGAGTTGTGCCGGGTAGTGCTCGTTGCGCTCAATGAACAGCGTATCAGCGGCAGTCAGTAATCGTTGATTAAGCGTAAAATCATCGGCAATGATCACGTGAATCACTGAGGGTTTATTACGGGTTTTCAGGTAGTGGGCCAGCATCAGCAGCCGTGACCAGCCGGCCTGCAGATGATAAATGTTGAGGGTGACCGCCATAAGGATTTTTACCGTCGTGATAAGATGACGGTCTCTGGCAAGAGTTGTGCCAGATTTATTGTATTAATTGATAAGGCTTTATTTTTATCGCGCCGGAAAGGGGATTTCCGCCGGGGAAGCAGGCCGGTAAGGATTACCGGCCCGGCAGTTTACAGCTGAGCGAAGCAGCGGCGTGCCGCTTCTACCGTGCGCTGGATATCTTCCTGGCTGTGCGCCAGAGACATAAAGCCAGCCTCAAAGGCAGACGGAGCCAGGTAAACGCCTTCCTCCAGCATCAGATGGAAGAAGCGTTTGAAGCGGTCCACGTCGCACTTCGTCACATCGTCATAGCAGGTCACGCTGTCGGCGGCGGTGAAGAAAATTCCGAACATGCCGCCCACGTGATTGACCACCAGCGGGATGTTTTCCGCTTTTGCCGCCGCCAGCAGGCCGTCACACAGCTGGTCGGTCAGCGCGGTCAGGGTGGCGTGTGTGCCTGGCTGGGCGATTTGTGTCAGGCAGGCAAAACCGGCCGCCATCGCAATCGGGTTGCCGGAAAGCGTACCCGCCTGATAGACCGGTCCGGTTGGTGCCAGCGCTTCCATCACGTCACGACGTCCGCCGAACGCGCCCACCGGCATGCCGCCGCCGATGATTTTACCCAGACAGGTCAGATCGGGCGTCACGTTGTAATGCGCCTGCGCGCCACCCAGCGCAACGCGGAAGCCGGTCATCACTTCATCAATGATCAGCAGCGCGCCAAACTCGTCACACAGCGCGCGCAGGCCTGGCAGGAAATCAGGCTGTGGCGGAATGCAGTTCATGTTGCCGGCAACCGGCTCCACGATGATACAGGCGATATCGTCCGGATACTGCTCAAATGCAGCGCGCACCGAGGCCAGATCGTTATAAGTGCAGGTCAGGGTATGACGGGCAAAATCTGCCGGTACACCCGGTGAGTTCGGCTGGCCCAGCGTCAGTGCGCCGGAGCCGGCTTTCACCAGCAGGCAGTCGGCATGGCCGTGATAGCAGCCTTCAAACTTGATGATTTTGTCACGACGGGTGTAGCCGCGGGCGAGACGAATCGCGCTCATGGTGGCTTCGGTGCCGGAGTTCACCATACGCACCATATCCATGCTGGGCACCAGCTCGCACACCAGGGCGGCCATTTTCACTTCCATCTCGGTCGGCGCACCAAAGCTCAGGCCGCGCACGGCCGCTTCGGTCACCGCATCGCGAATGGCGGCGTTGTTGTGCCCCAGCACCATCGGGCCCCATGAGCCCACATAGTCGATGTATGCTTTGCCATCGGCGTCATACAGCCAGGCGCCATCGGCGCGTTCGATGAACAGCGGTACGCCGCCCACACCGGTAAAAGCACGTACCGGAGAGTTCACGCCGCCGGGGATCAGGCGTTGCGCTTCGGCATACAGGTTTTCTGACTTACTCATTGTTCGGCTCCTGCTGTTCTGCAAAAAAGTGCCGCCATTCTACGGGAATTCCCGCCTGCGGTGAAAGGCAGGCAGCCGCGAAAGCAGCGGTCAACGCTATACTTTACCCCATATCTGGCGGCACGCAGTGTCAAGGACGGTACTTGATTGCACCGGACGGCTGGCAGATAATAGCGAAATTGAGGTCGTTTTCTGACCTGGACGTTTACCCGGAGTAAAAGATGAGTGACGACGTAGCAGCGCTGCCTTTGCAGTTCACCGATGCAGCAGCGAAAAAAGTGAAAAACCTGATTGCGGATGAAGAGAATCCGGCGCTGAAACTGCGCGTATACATCACCGGCGGCGGTTGCAGCGGCTTTCAGTACGGTTTTACCTTTGACGATCAAATGAACGACGGCGACATGACCATCGAGAAGCAGGGTGTTTCGCTGGTGGTTGATCCGATGAGCCTGCAGTACCTGGTTGGCGGCTCGGTGGATTACACCGAAGGACTGGAAGGCTCACGCTTTATCGTGACCAACCCGAACGCCAAAACCACCTGCGGCTGCGGCTCCTCCTTCAGCATCTGATCCTCCGCGGGCAGCCATCCTGGCTGCCCGTTTTACCACTCTATCGTCACTAAGCGTGCGGTTTCATGGCGCTGCGCATCGCGGCTCAGCACGCGTTGCGTGATGCGCGGCTGGGCGCTGGCCTGTTTCCCACAGTCAACTGCCGGCAGTGCGGCGGTATCCGGGCGCGCAATCGCGCAGCGGGAATAGATTGTCAGCGAAACGGCAATCGAGCCAGTGGTGGTCGCCGCCGCAGCAGATGCGGCGATCGTCAGCCCGATGACCATCAGCAGTGCTCTGATCATGAAAAATTCCTGGTGTTGTAAAAAGCGCACGCGGCGCAAATGGGCGCAGAGCATACGTGGCTGCTGCGCCTTATAGTGAGAATTACGAC belongs to Candidatus Pantoea soli and includes:
- the fhuB gene encoding Fe(3+)-hydroxamate ABC transporter permease FhuB; translation: MRNRLFPVALLSVLSLLALALTFINLRQALPLAQWQQALFAPDRQNIHQVVFHYSLLSRLALALLVGAGLGLAGLLFQQVLRNPLAEPTTLGVSSGAQLGLTVATLWQLPGGALTQQCAALGGAVLVGLLVFGVAWGRRLSPVTLILAGLVLSLYTGAVNQIFAIFNHDQLQNMFLWSTGSLNQLDGDNVAQLWPRLLLAFVVTLALLRPLTLMGLDDGVAKNLGLALSAARVTALALAILLSAQLVNVAGIIGFIGLFAPLLARLLGGRRLASRLLLAPLIGALLLWLADQGVLWLSGHWREISTGTATALLGVPILLWLLPRLRTGSVPPALTSGDSVPAERQALGRWCLTALLLLALLCLTALTLGRAADGWTWVSGDMLHQLLPWRAPRVLAALVVGMMLGVAGALIQRLTGNPMASPEVLGISSGAACGVVVMMFFVPGDAVAWLLPAGALGAAATLLIIMLVASRGGFSPERMLLAGMALNSAFVTLLMVLLASGDPRMAGLLTWMSGSTYNLSQTQAVQSAGVAMVLLALAPLASRWLTLLPLGSATARSAGMPLTVARLSLLLLAAALTATATFTVGPLSFIGLMAPHMVRMLGFRRALPQLLMAGLLGGGLMVFADWCGRMLAFPDQIPAGLMATFFGAPYFIWLLRRT
- the hemL gene encoding glutamate-1-semialdehyde 2,1-aminomutase; its protein translation is MSKSENLYAEAQRLIPGGVNSPVRAFTGVGGVPLFIERADGAWLYDADGKAYIDYVGSWGPMVLGHNNAAIRDAVTEAAVRGLSFGAPTEMEVKMAALVCELVPSMDMVRMVNSGTEATMSAIRLARGYTRRDKIIKFEGCYHGHADCLLVKAGSGALTLGQPNSPGVPADFARHTLTCTYNDLASVRAAFEQYPDDIACIIVEPVAGNMNCIPPQPDFLPGLRALCDEFGALLIIDEVMTGFRVALGGAQAHYNVTPDLTCLGKIIGGGMPVGAFGGRRDVMEALAPTGPVYQAGTLSGNPIAMAAGFACLTQIAQPGTHATLTALTDQLCDGLLAAAKAENIPLVVNHVGGMFGIFFTAADSVTCYDDVTKCDVDRFKRFFHLMLEEGVYLAPSAFEAGFMSLAHSQEDIQRTVEAARRCFAQL
- the erpA gene encoding iron-sulfur cluster insertion protein ErpA, with product MSDDVAALPLQFTDAAAKKVKNLIADEENPALKLRVYITGGGCSGFQYGFTFDDQMNDGDMTIEKQGVSLVVDPMSLQYLVGGSVDYTEGLEGSRFIVTNPNAKTTCGCGSSFSI